The following coding sequences are from one bacterium SCSIO 12741 window:
- a CDS encoding slipin family protein, translating to MIQVRINVGKVGIVTRKGDYRKTLTAGVHWVGFSDKVRLYDQAVIYKSEKDLSIMLRDEHFASLVEVLEVRDQEILLKYLNGNFDSVLKPGRYFYFKGLLKLDFVRVDLSEVEIDAEVDQNLFSLGAMTPYVRSFTLSAHEEGLLFVDGKLVRTLAKGTHYFWKNQTSVEVLKVDKRQQQLEISGQEILTRDKAALRINFYTRYRVIDTVKALMDNKDYEKQLYILMQLALREFIGTLSLDELLADRDSASTFILNKLTDKPNRLGVEVTDCGIRDIILPGEVKDILNQVLVAQKKAQANTITRREETASTRSLLNTAKLMEDNKMLYKLKEMEYVEKIAEKINSISVSGGNQVVDQLRELFS from the coding sequence ATGATACAAGTACGAATAAATGTAGGAAAGGTGGGTATAGTCACCCGAAAAGGAGATTACCGCAAAACCCTAACAGCCGGTGTACACTGGGTTGGATTTTCCGATAAGGTGCGATTGTATGATCAAGCGGTAATCTACAAGTCTGAAAAGGACCTTAGCATCATGCTTCGAGATGAGCATTTCGCCAGCTTGGTAGAAGTACTGGAAGTAAGGGACCAGGAGATTCTATTGAAATACCTGAACGGAAACTTCGATAGTGTCCTTAAACCCGGTCGCTATTTCTACTTCAAAGGCCTTTTGAAATTGGATTTTGTACGGGTTGACTTGAGCGAAGTAGAAATTGATGCCGAGGTGGATCAAAATCTATTTTCTCTGGGAGCAATGACCCCTTATGTACGAAGCTTCACCCTGTCTGCTCATGAGGAAGGCCTCCTGTTTGTAGATGGAAAATTGGTGCGAACCTTGGCAAAAGGGACACACTACTTCTGGAAAAATCAAACTTCCGTAGAGGTTTTGAAAGTGGATAAACGACAGCAACAACTCGAAATCTCCGGTCAGGAAATTCTGACTCGGGACAAGGCTGCGCTTCGAATCAACTTCTACACCCGATACCGGGTTATCGACACTGTGAAGGCGTTGATGGACAACAAAGATTACGAGAAACAACTCTACATCTTGATGCAATTGGCCCTTCGGGAATTCATCGGAACCTTGAGTCTCGACGAATTGCTGGCCGACCGTGATTCTGCTTCTACTTTCATCCTCAACAAACTGACCGACAAACCCAACCGGTTGGGAGTGGAAGTAACCGACTGCGGAATCCGAGACATCATCCTTCCCGGAGAGGTTAAAGATATCCTGAATCAGGTGCTGGTGGCCCAAAAAAAGGCCCAAGCCAATACCATCACCCGAAGGGAAGAAACAGCCTCTACACGAAGTTTGTTGAACACCGCCAAATTGATGGAGGACAACAAAATGCTGTACAAACTGAAGGAAATGGAATACGTTGAAAAGATCGCGGAAAAGATCAACAGCATATCTGTTTCTGGAGGAAACCAAGTAGTAGACCAACTGCGAGAGTTGTTCTCTTAA
- a CDS encoding NAD(P)-dependent alcohol dehydrogenase — protein sequence MKAIIQSAYGEPEKVLSLQDVPTPEPKEGEVLIRVHASAINDYDWSMSRGKPHLYRLLFGLTKPKNPIPGMEVAGTVEKLGPGTTQFKPGDEVYGDTSDHGFGTLAEYICLSEKSLIIKPSAMSFEEATTLPHAGLLAYQGLFEIGNLQKGQKLLINGGGGGVGTLGLQLAKALNVEVTGVDTGGKLEMMKSLGFDNVIDYKKEDFTRSGKQYDLILDCKTSRPPRSYLRSLSSNGHYVTVGGHLNRLMQFAIASPLVNRTSSKKLSILSLKPNKGLYEINRLFEDGKIKPIVDGPYPLEKTPWAIQYFGEGLHSGKIVISVLDSRSKG from the coding sequence ATGAAAGCTATAATCCAATCCGCTTATGGCGAACCTGAAAAGGTTCTCAGTCTACAAGATGTCCCCACTCCAGAACCCAAGGAAGGAGAAGTTTTGATCCGAGTTCATGCCTCAGCCATCAACGATTATGATTGGAGCATGTCGAGAGGAAAACCCCATCTCTACCGGCTTCTATTTGGACTCACAAAGCCTAAAAATCCTATCCCTGGAATGGAGGTTGCAGGAACGGTAGAAAAACTGGGCCCGGGCACCACCCAATTTAAGCCAGGCGATGAGGTGTATGGAGACACGTCTGATCATGGATTTGGCACCCTGGCCGAATATATTTGCTTATCGGAAAAATCGCTGATAATCAAACCTTCAGCGATGTCTTTTGAGGAAGCCACTACCCTACCTCATGCCGGTCTGCTCGCCTACCAAGGATTATTTGAAATTGGGAATCTGCAAAAAGGACAAAAACTTTTGATCAATGGAGGCGGCGGCGGAGTTGGCACCCTTGGATTGCAACTGGCCAAAGCCTTAAATGTGGAAGTGACCGGCGTGGATACTGGGGGCAAATTAGAGATGATGAAATCACTCGGGTTCGATAACGTGATCGACTACAAAAAAGAAGATTTTACCCGAAGTGGAAAACAATACGACCTTATTCTGGACTGCAAAACCAGTAGACCTCCGCGCTCCTATTTGAGGAGCCTGAGCTCCAATGGGCATTATGTAACCGTAGGAGGCCATCTTAATCGACTGATGCAATTTGCCATTGCCTCACCACTCGTAAATCGCACATCATCCAAAAAGCTGAGTATCCTCTCCCTAAAACCCAATAAGGGCCTATATGAAATAAATCGATTGTTTGAAGACGGTAAAATCAAACCGATCGTTGACGGGCCTTACCCCCTGGAAAAGACTCCTTGGGCCATTCAATACTTTGGAGAAGGGCTCCACTCCGGCAAGATTGTAATTTCAGTTTTAGACTCAAGATCAAAGGGGTAA
- a CDS encoding toxin-antitoxin system YwqK family antitoxin — protein MKSILGVLFVTLCFVRCDEDSINDPEKRNENWCWFIDMNTGKGSWVPFGDKQTVESGRYVYFYSNGFIRCKGRTENYLDVDTIYHFDLKGNYTHFDVLYGDSTDRHYVEDGPFQSYYSTTEVEYSGTIKDRERIGTWKRYDRSGHCHRIIRISGDTLQFTELYVNGNIDRVWSELNNIPHGPFKMWYEDGTLKTHYSYVNGVPHSEYNSWYPNGNKKKHGIYRNGKAEGVWYFYYEDGTLKSEDMFQNDLREGPAIGYYSEGGYVKYHHVDDRIEGKVEFFDAQDKLERVAHYRNGKEI, from the coding sequence TTGAAATCCATTCTGGGTGTGTTGTTTGTTACTCTCTGCTTTGTTCGATGCGATGAAGATTCTATCAATGATCCCGAAAAAAGGAATGAAAACTGGTGCTGGTTTATTGATATGAATACGGGCAAGGGAAGTTGGGTTCCATTCGGAGATAAACAGACTGTGGAATCTGGACGCTATGTCTATTTCTACTCGAATGGTTTTATTCGCTGCAAAGGACGAACTGAGAATTACCTGGATGTAGATACAATCTATCATTTTGATCTCAAGGGAAATTACACCCACTTTGACGTACTATATGGTGATTCCACAGATCGGCATTATGTTGAGGATGGTCCGTTTCAGTCTTATTATTCAACCACCGAGGTGGAGTATTCAGGCACTATTAAAGATCGAGAGAGAATTGGAACTTGGAAAAGATACGATCGTTCTGGTCACTGCCATCGGATCATTCGAATCTCAGGTGATACACTCCAATTTACCGAATTGTATGTTAATGGGAACATAGATAGAGTGTGGTCTGAGTTAAATAATATTCCTCATGGCCCTTTTAAGATGTGGTATGAGGATGGAACTCTCAAAACCCATTATTCCTACGTAAATGGAGTGCCACATAGTGAATACAATTCCTGGTATCCTAATGGTAATAAAAAGAAACACGGAATTTATAGAAACGGGAAGGCTGAAGGAGTCTGGTATTTCTACTATGAAGATGGAACTCTCAAATCAGAAGATATGTTTCAAAACGATCTAAGAGAGGGCCCTGCAATAGGTTACTATTCAGAAGGTGGATATGTAAAGTATCACCATGTAGATGATAGAATAGAAGGTAAGGTCGAGTTCTTTGATGCTCAGGATAAATTAGAGAGAGTTGCTCATTATCGAAATGGAAAAGAGATATAA
- a CDS encoding WYL domain-containing protein: MPVNRNALIRYKTLDKCLQNRYRKWTLDDLIEACSEALYDYEGIDKGVSKRSVQADIQMMRSDKLGYNAPIIVVDRKYYTYEDPNYSITNIPLTDQDLSHLSEAVEFMKQFQGFSHFRELDGMVQKLEDHIYSQKTNTRPVIDFEKNEDLKGLEHLDFLYQSIINKKALRITYQSFKARQANSFDFHPFLLKEYRNRWFLMGRKKKQEDIMILAIDRIVKIEHSEKRYRDYPGFDALSYFKHAIGVTVAAGKDPVKVTLLVSPKHAPYVLTKPLHPSQKMVSRDSNGAVISMKVQHNFELEKEILAFGDGMKVIAPDSLKQSIRYRLKGAVDMYDTELSEKGLVKARKKLKKQGYAKLNQLYTSREIRKILALLDPVIDPNGKTFACRRLLQEVPDLSSALLNQNMLRVIRTIDPKAFLTKAIYFDKPPKANWYVTWHQDVPINVNKKKEVKDFTSWTEKSGVISVCPPLEINQRGFTIRIHLDDTDDKNGALKVVPGSHQKRLTDEEIRLITTLSNPYTAEVPAGGVMLMKPLLLHASAESKTEKRRRVIHLEFNSRELPKKLDWAERLNLEFPIE, encoded by the coding sequence ATGCCCGTCAATAGAAATGCACTGATCCGATACAAAACCCTTGATAAGTGCCTACAAAACCGCTACCGAAAATGGACTCTTGATGATCTTATTGAGGCTTGTTCAGAAGCCTTATACGATTACGAGGGTATCGATAAAGGGGTGAGTAAAAGATCCGTTCAGGCTGATATCCAGATGATGAGGAGCGACAAGCTGGGTTACAATGCTCCCATTATAGTGGTGGATCGGAAGTATTATACCTACGAAGATCCCAATTACAGTATCACCAATATTCCGCTTACCGATCAGGATTTAAGTCACCTGAGTGAAGCGGTGGAGTTCATGAAGCAATTTCAGGGCTTCTCGCATTTCAGAGAATTGGACGGGATGGTCCAAAAGCTGGAGGATCATATTTATTCCCAAAAGACGAATACCCGACCGGTGATCGATTTTGAAAAGAATGAAGATCTAAAAGGACTTGAGCATCTCGACTTTCTTTACCAATCCATTATAAACAAGAAAGCCTTGCGGATAACCTACCAATCCTTCAAGGCCAGGCAGGCTAATTCTTTTGACTTTCATCCCTTTTTGCTCAAAGAGTACCGCAACCGATGGTTTTTGATGGGACGGAAAAAGAAGCAGGAGGACATCATGATCCTGGCCATTGACCGGATCGTAAAAATTGAGCATTCCGAAAAAAGGTACCGCGATTACCCGGGCTTTGATGCGCTCAGTTATTTTAAACATGCAATTGGAGTAACGGTTGCTGCCGGTAAAGATCCGGTGAAAGTGACCCTACTGGTTTCGCCGAAACACGCCCCTTACGTATTAACAAAGCCTTTGCATCCCTCCCAAAAAATGGTTAGTCGGGATTCGAACGGAGCGGTAATTTCCATGAAGGTGCAGCACAACTTTGAGTTGGAAAAAGAGATTTTGGCCTTTGGTGACGGAATGAAAGTAATCGCACCTGATAGTTTGAAGCAAAGCATTCGATATCGGTTGAAAGGAGCGGTGGATATGTACGATACCGAACTTTCGGAGAAGGGCTTGGTGAAGGCCAGAAAAAAATTGAAAAAGCAGGGTTATGCCAAGCTGAATCAATTGTACACCAGTCGGGAAATTCGGAAAATATTGGCGCTATTGGATCCCGTGATTGATCCGAACGGAAAAACATTCGCTTGTAGAAGGTTGTTGCAGGAGGTTCCTGATCTGTCCTCTGCTCTTCTTAATCAAAATATGCTACGCGTTATTCGTACCATTGATCCCAAGGCCTTTTTAACCAAGGCGATCTATTTTGACAAACCACCAAAAGCCAATTGGTATGTTACCTGGCATCAGGATGTTCCCATTAACGTCAACAAGAAAAAAGAGGTAAAAGACTTTACTTCCTGGACCGAAAAATCCGGTGTGATTAGCGTTTGCCCACCTTTAGAAATTAACCAACGTGGATTTACTATCCGAATTCACCTGGATGATACAGACGATAAAAATGGAGCCTTGAAAGTGGTTCCCGGATCTCACCAAAAAAGACTGACCGACGAGGAAATTCGATTGATCACTACCTTGTCCAATCCCTATACTGCCGAAGTTCCGGCTGGAGGGGTTATGTTGATGAAGCCTCTGCTGCTACATGCTTCCGCTGAATCCAAAACCGAGAAGAGAAGAAGGGTTATTCATCTGGAGTTTAATTCCCGCGAACTGCCTAAGAAATTGGACTGGGCGGAAAGACTAAACCTCGAATTTCCTATAGAATAG
- a CDS encoding RtcB family protein produces MKQVISTERLPIKMWLENLEDSALNQAKNLANLPFAFKHIPLMPDSHTGYGMPIGSILATQSVVVPNAVGVDIGCGMCALRTDLQEISQKELKSTLGIARKLIPLGFNWHDEPQEDHWMPELPEELPLVSEGFEKARYQVGSLGGGNHFIEIQKGSDGYIWIMIHSGSRNLGLKVAKHYNKLAKQLNAQYHSQVTTDQDLAFLPLGTPEAKLYLKEMKYCVEFALNNRKLMMTRMVEALTEVKGDFETDEIINKSHNFAAWENHFEQNVLVHRKGATRAFKGELGMIPGSQGSHSYIVRGLGNPQSFASCSHGAGRKLGRKQAIRELDLQEEINHLNEMGVVHGIRHPKDLDEATSAYKDIQEVMSNQTDLAEVVVELTPLAVLKG; encoded by the coding sequence ATGAAACAAGTAATCAGCACAGAAAGACTTCCAATCAAAATGTGGTTGGAAAACTTAGAGGATAGCGCCTTGAACCAAGCCAAAAACCTGGCTAATTTACCCTTTGCATTCAAACACATCCCGCTTATGCCGGACAGTCATACCGGGTATGGAATGCCGATCGGCTCCATTTTGGCCACCCAATCTGTGGTTGTTCCAAATGCCGTAGGAGTTGACATTGGTTGCGGAATGTGCGCTCTACGAACTGACTTACAGGAAATCAGTCAAAAGGAATTAAAATCTACCCTTGGCATTGCCCGAAAACTCATTCCATTGGGATTCAATTGGCATGATGAGCCTCAGGAAGATCATTGGATGCCTGAGCTGCCAGAAGAATTACCATTGGTATCGGAAGGTTTTGAAAAAGCCCGTTATCAAGTGGGTAGCCTGGGAGGTGGAAATCACTTTATCGAGATTCAAAAAGGAAGTGATGGATACATCTGGATCATGATTCACTCGGGAAGCCGAAACCTGGGTTTGAAGGTTGCTAAGCATTACAACAAATTAGCGAAGCAGCTCAATGCCCAATACCATTCGCAAGTAACCACGGATCAGGACCTGGCCTTTCTTCCTCTTGGCACTCCCGAAGCCAAGCTTTACCTCAAGGAAATGAAGTATTGCGTTGAATTTGCCCTGAACAACCGAAAGCTTATGATGACCCGAATGGTGGAAGCATTGACCGAAGTGAAAGGTGACTTTGAAACCGATGAAATCATTAATAAGTCGCACAACTTTGCGGCCTGGGAAAACCATTTTGAACAAAATGTACTCGTCCATCGAAAAGGAGCAACCCGGGCCTTTAAAGGTGAATTGGGAATGATTCCAGGATCTCAGGGCTCGCACTCCTACATTGTAAGGGGACTGGGCAACCCACAAAGTTTTGCCTCCTGTTCTCATGGTGCAGGACGAAAACTGGGTAGAAAACAAGCCATTCGTGAACTGGACCTTCAAGAGGAAATCAATCACTTGAATGAAATGGGTGTGGTACATGGAATTCGTCATCCGAAGGATTTGGACGAAGCCACCAGTGCCTACAAGGACATTCAGGAAGTGATGAGCAATCAGACCGATTTGGCCGAGGTGGTGGTGGAATTGACCCCACTGGCTGTGTTGAAAGGTTAA
- a CDS encoding MoaD/ThiS family protein: MTLTIKYYGPFVDLMKKKEEIRPLPAATTVQGIRDALISFYPQLGETAFQIAVNHEFVSEDWVVDQDAEIALFPPTQS, encoded by the coding sequence ATGACCCTGACCATAAAGTACTACGGCCCCTTTGTGGACCTCATGAAAAAGAAGGAAGAAATCCGCCCTCTTCCGGCAGCGACCACCGTTCAAGGAATTCGAGATGCCCTGATTTCGTTTTACCCTCAGCTGGGTGAAACCGCCTTTCAAATAGCCGTAAACCATGAGTTCGTATCCGAAGATTGGGTAGTAGATCAGGATGCGGAAATCGCCCTATTTCCTCCCACACAGAGTTAG
- a CDS encoding T9SS type A sorting domain-containing protein, with amino-acid sequence MNIKLTFSCVFFLALFSINSYSQIQLVSNGDFENNTFTGNLKLCTNSGLSDWTVTSHEIDGINDSWSANNNWPDGTGWYVDLVGSCSGNSSLGVLKSNSFDLKAHHSIKLSFQYGSELAQVDAKVSIKTAAGNTLRSWTVQSPSINTWFTFEDSLIVSESEPGCYLEFEGTMPSFQTGGVAIDNVSLLSESLETSVTEYEFGQKIRLFPNPSQAKFTIDLGETTSNVHLIITDIAGKQVSEARFKSVEQIHGSVMEPAGIYFITIKTDNNIATMRFIKR; translated from the coding sequence ATGAACATCAAGCTAACATTTTCATGTGTGTTTTTTTTAGCACTTTTCAGCATTAATTCCTACTCCCAAATCCAATTGGTGAGTAATGGCGATTTTGAAAACAACACTTTTACCGGAAACCTTAAACTCTGTACCAATTCAGGTCTTTCAGACTGGACAGTAACCAGCCATGAAATTGATGGAATAAATGATTCCTGGTCGGCCAACAACAATTGGCCTGACGGCACGGGATGGTATGTCGATCTGGTAGGCTCCTGCTCTGGCAACTCAAGCCTCGGAGTGCTCAAAAGCAATTCCTTTGACCTTAAGGCCCACCACAGCATCAAACTAAGTTTTCAATATGGATCGGAACTAGCCCAGGTAGACGCTAAGGTTTCTATAAAAACGGCCGCAGGCAACACGCTTAGAAGCTGGACGGTTCAATCACCAAGCATCAACACCTGGTTCACCTTTGAAGACAGCCTGATTGTTTCGGAAAGCGAACCCGGTTGCTACCTTGAATTTGAAGGAACCATGCCCTCTTTTCAAACCGGAGGTGTGGCCATCGACAACGTCTCTCTGTTATCTGAAAGCTTGGAAACATCGGTTACTGAATATGAATTTGGTCAAAAAATTCGCTTATTCCCCAACCCCTCACAGGCTAAATTTACCATCGATCTTGGAGAAACAACATCCAACGTTCACCTAATCATTACTGACATAGCAGGCAAGCAAGTAAGCGAAGCAAGGTTTAAATCCGTTGAACAAATCCATGGAAGCGTTATGGAACCTGCTGGAATATATTTCATTACGATCAAGACGGATAACAATATCGCCACCATGAGATTTATAAAACGGTAA
- a CDS encoding molybdenum cofactor guanylyltransferase, with translation MSHNEWNTGIILAGGKSSRMGKDKASLTHGGQSLLERQLNLAKPFCEEVYVSSSHTRHELSGTSRIPDQDQNEGPLMGLYSCLLHSQTDWNLVMTCDMPAITGTDIELLLENRPCGKSIICYANEDRLFPFPGWYHRSLLPHLKTLLDTGQRRMISFVEKNDPEKITPNTETLSHLINLNTPEAFSDWQENLVQ, from the coding sequence ATGAGCCACAACGAGTGGAACACCGGAATCATTCTTGCTGGGGGAAAAAGCTCAAGAATGGGAAAGGACAAAGCTTCGTTAACCCACGGAGGTCAATCCCTTCTCGAAAGACAACTGAACCTAGCCAAGCCTTTTTGCGAAGAGGTGTATGTATCTAGTAGCCATACTCGACATGAACTCAGCGGTACCTCAAGAATTCCTGATCAAGATCAAAACGAAGGTCCGTTAATGGGGCTCTACTCTTGTCTGCTTCATTCGCAAACGGATTGGAACCTGGTTATGACCTGTGACATGCCAGCCATTACCGGTACCGATATAGAGCTCTTATTAGAGAATAGACCTTGTGGAAAATCGATTATTTGCTACGCCAATGAAGATCGACTTTTTCCTTTCCCAGGTTGGTATCACCGTTCCCTTCTTCCGCATCTAAAAACCCTGCTTGATACAGGTCAGCGGCGAATGATTTCATTCGTGGAAAAGAACGATCCTGAAAAAATAACACCCAACACAGAAACCCTAAGCCACCTGATAAACCTCAACACGCCGGAAGCCTTTAGCGACTGGCAGGAAAACCTGGTGCAATGA